From Pseudoalteromonas sp. R3, one genomic window encodes:
- a CDS encoding GPO family capsid scaffolding protein produces MAKKVSKFFRVFTEGDTTDGRVVERSWIEDMAATYDQKKYGARVWLEHIRGTLPDSPFRAYGDVCAVKAEEVEDGKLALFAQIDPTPDLIAMNKKRQKIYTSVEINPDFAKSGKCYLEGLAVTDSPASLGTEILQFSAKADSNPFADRKQKPENLFTAAVEAELEFEEEEEPPEENGLFSKVKALLNKNNKQTEGNFSDVSNAVEAIAQSFSNFEKATSKQLEEASSNYTELLNEHNQLKEAFNALKEQLSKEESGGQGRSPATGGDGQVQTDC; encoded by the coding sequence ATGGCAAAAAAAGTATCAAAGTTTTTTCGTGTTTTTACTGAAGGGGACACGACCGATGGCCGCGTGGTCGAACGCAGCTGGATTGAGGACATGGCTGCTACTTACGACCAGAAAAAATATGGCGCCAGGGTATGGTTAGAACATATCAGAGGCACGTTACCAGACAGCCCTTTCAGAGCTTACGGTGATGTATGCGCTGTAAAAGCAGAAGAAGTGGAAGACGGTAAGCTTGCCCTATTTGCTCAGATTGACCCAACTCCCGATCTGATTGCCATGAATAAAAAGCGGCAAAAAATCTATACCAGTGTCGAGATTAACCCCGATTTCGCTAAATCAGGGAAATGCTACCTTGAAGGCTTGGCCGTCACAGATTCACCGGCATCTCTTGGCACTGAAATCTTACAGTTTTCAGCAAAAGCCGATTCCAACCCATTTGCAGATCGTAAACAGAAACCGGAGAACTTATTTACAGCTGCTGTTGAAGCTGAACTTGAGTTTGAAGAGGAAGAAGAGCCACCAGAAGAAAACGGCCTATTCAGCAAGGTTAAAGCCCTGCTCAACAAAAACAACAAACAAACCGAGGGCAACTTTAGTGACGTAAGCAACGCCGTTGAAGCCATCGCTCAGTCTTTCTCAAATTTTGAAAAAGCTACAAGCAAACAGCTTGAAGAAGCCTCTTCAAATTATACCGAACTACTCAATGAACATAATCAGCTAAAAGAGGCGTTTAATGCGCTCAAAGAACAACTGAGCAAGGAAGAGTCTGGCGGCCAGGGGCGTTCCCCGGCAACCGGCGGCGATGGCCAAGTTCAAACAGATTGCTAA
- a CDS encoding terminase ATPase subunit family protein, producing the protein MVNSRAVRVNACELYSQSYTAKYKGIWRYCYLNWRNETESRKQSKTVCQEPVLAGWAVREISKHMDLAESTVSSWKKRDGWDDAKPIDRVDSALEMRMLQLIAKEDKTGKDFKEIDLLGRQLERIARITRYNNGGNEADLNPNVHNRNAGEKKKPKKNYISEEDLEKLIDKFNEIISKYEYQKEWYRAGLTQRIRNILKSRQIGATYFFAHEALIDALTTGRNQIFLSASKAQAHVFKQYILQFVKDTVGVDLKGDPIVLDNGATLYFLGTNAKTAQSYHGNLYLDEYFWINKFQEFRKVASGMAIHKKWRQTYFSTPSSMGHEAYPFWSGALFNRGRPKSERIEVDVSHQALNRGRKCEDGQWKQIVTVEDAIKKGCDLFDPDTLHLEYSPEEHANLLMCEFVDDTQSVFPMTMMQRCMVDSWEVWADYKPFAPKPLGNRPVWIGYDPNGGGTSGDSAGCVVICPPSVPGGKFRVIEKHRWNGMDYEAQAKAIKNLCAKYNVQFIGIDNTGIGDAVFKLVKKFFPKVTPFKYSAHLKSQMVLKAHDVISKGRLEFDAGWTDMAQAFISIRKTLTPNQKQTTYESSRSEEISHADIAWAAIHALYNEPLDTSGEHGSTLEIYE; encoded by the coding sequence ATGGTTAATAGTCGAGCGGTTAGGGTCAACGCGTGTGAATTGTATAGCCAGAGCTATACCGCTAAATACAAAGGGATTTGGCGATATTGCTATTTAAACTGGCGCAATGAAACTGAATCCAGAAAACAATCAAAGACAGTATGCCAAGAACCTGTATTGGCAGGGTGGGCTGTACGCGAAATTAGCAAACACATGGATTTGGCGGAATCTACTGTATCGAGCTGGAAAAAGCGTGATGGCTGGGATGATGCCAAACCAATCGACCGTGTTGACTCTGCATTAGAAATGCGAATGCTGCAGCTCATTGCCAAGGAAGACAAGACAGGCAAAGACTTTAAAGAGATTGACTTACTGGGTAGGCAGTTAGAGAGAATTGCGCGCATTACCCGTTACAACAATGGAGGGAACGAAGCCGATCTTAATCCTAACGTTCACAATCGCAATGCTGGCGAAAAGAAAAAGCCCAAGAAAAATTATATCAGTGAAGAGGATCTCGAAAAGCTGATAGACAAGTTTAACGAGATCATTTCTAAATATGAGTATCAAAAAGAATGGTACCGCGCAGGTTTAACCCAGCGGATCAGAAACATTCTGAAAAGTCGGCAGATTGGCGCGACTTACTTTTTTGCACATGAGGCGTTAATTGATGCACTAACAACAGGCCGCAACCAGATATTTTTGTCTGCGAGTAAAGCCCAGGCTCATGTATTCAAGCAGTATATCCTGCAGTTTGTTAAAGACACTGTGGGAGTTGATTTAAAGGGTGATCCAATCGTATTGGACAATGGCGCCACGCTTTACTTCTTGGGTACCAATGCAAAAACAGCACAGTCGTATCACGGAAACTTATACCTGGACGAATATTTCTGGATCAACAAGTTTCAAGAATTCAGAAAGGTTGCTTCGGGTATGGCGATTCACAAAAAGTGGCGTCAAACGTATTTCTCTACACCGTCGTCAATGGGCCACGAGGCTTACCCATTTTGGTCTGGTGCACTGTTCAATCGAGGTCGTCCAAAGTCAGAGCGAATAGAAGTGGACGTCTCGCACCAGGCATTAAATAGAGGTCGTAAGTGTGAAGATGGCCAATGGAAGCAGATTGTAACGGTTGAAGATGCCATCAAGAAAGGCTGCGACTTATTCGACCCTGATACATTGCACTTAGAGTACAGCCCCGAGGAACACGCCAACCTGTTAATGTGTGAGTTCGTGGACGATACCCAATCGGTTTTTCCTATGACCATGATGCAGCGCTGTATGGTCGATAGCTGGGAAGTTTGGGCGGATTACAAACCGTTTGCGCCAAAGCCTTTGGGCAATCGGCCCGTGTGGATTGGTTATGATCCGAATGGTGGCGGCACGAGTGGTGATAGTGCCGGCTGCGTTGTTATCTGCCCACCGTCAGTACCAGGCGGAAAATTCCGTGTCATCGAAAAACACCGCTGGAATGGCATGGATTATGAGGCGCAAGCGAAAGCAATCAAGAACCTGTGCGCCAAGTACAATGTTCAGTTTATTGGTATCGACAACACGGGCATTGGTGACGCTGTATTTAAGCTAGTCAAAAAGTTCTTTCCTAAAGTCACGCCATTCAAATACAGCGCGCACCTTAAGAGTCAGATGGTGTTAAAGGCACACGACGTTATCAGCAAAGGCCGGCTCGAATTTGATGCCGGTTGGACTGATATGGCACAGGCATTTATTAGCATTCGCAAAACACTTACACCAAATCAAAAACAAACGACCTACGAATCAAGCCGAAGCGAAGAGATCAGCCATGCCGACATCGCCTGGGCTGCAATACATGCACTTTATAACGAGCCATTGGATACCAGTGGCGAACATGGATCAACACTGGAGATTTACGAATAA
- a CDS encoding phage portal protein — translation MAKGKKKKQSQQIEAFTFGEPTPVLSQREIFDYLETMSNGKYYEPPLSLNGLSRLYRTSVHHSSAIQVKRNILKSCFIPHPKLSMYEFSALALDYLVFNNAYLQQVRNRLGSAMSYKRMPAKYTRVGLNPSAFWWVPNCREEQEFADNTVFHVKESDLNQEVYGIPDYVASMNSSILNEAATLYRRRYYENGSHAGFIMWLTDSTVDEQDVKTLRKALKDSKGPGNFRNLFLHSPGGDKDGMRLIPVSEVAAKDEFLTIKNVSRDDQLGSHRVPPQLMGIVPGNVGGFGDAAKAAEVFDANEMECIRLSLLSINDWAGEEIIRFRDYKLAASVD, via the coding sequence ATGGCCAAAGGCAAGAAAAAGAAACAGAGTCAGCAAATAGAAGCGTTTACGTTTGGTGAACCAACACCGGTATTAAGCCAGCGCGAGATATTTGATTATCTGGAAACCATGTCAAATGGTAAATACTACGAGCCACCATTATCACTGAATGGTCTCAGCCGTTTATATCGGACCTCGGTTCATCACTCCAGCGCTATCCAGGTAAAACGTAATATCCTAAAAAGCTGTTTTATTCCACATCCAAAATTAAGCATGTATGAGTTTAGTGCACTGGCGCTAGATTACCTGGTATTCAACAACGCCTACTTACAACAAGTAAGAAACCGATTGGGTTCAGCTATGAGTTACAAACGTATGCCAGCAAAGTATACACGGGTAGGCCTTAACCCTAGCGCGTTCTGGTGGGTACCCAACTGCAGGGAAGAGCAGGAGTTTGCTGATAACACAGTGTTCCATGTTAAAGAGTCTGATTTAAACCAGGAGGTTTATGGTATACCAGATTATGTGGCTAGCATGAACTCGTCAATTTTGAATGAAGCGGCGACACTGTATAGGCGCCGTTACTACGAAAATGGCAGCCATGCTGGTTTTATCATGTGGCTAACAGATTCAACGGTAGACGAACAGGATGTAAAGACTTTAAGAAAAGCACTTAAAGACAGTAAAGGCCCTGGCAATTTCAGAAACCTGTTCCTGCATTCACCTGGTGGTGACAAGGATGGCATGAGGTTAATACCGGTTTCAGAAGTGGCTGCTAAAGATGAGTTTCTAACAATCAAGAATGTTAGCCGGGATGACCAGCTAGGTTCTCACCGGGTACCTCCGCAATTGATGGGTATCGTTCCTGGTAATGTTGGTGGGTTTGGTGATGCGGCCAAAGCAGCGGAAGTATTCGACGCAAACGAGATGGAATGTATTAGATTGTCGTTGTTATCGATTAACGACTGGGCAGGTGAGGAGATCATCCGGTTTCGTGACTACAAGCTGGCAGCCAGTGTCGATTAG
- a CDS encoding AidA/PixA family protein: MSQINILVAVDAEKLADKVADGTLSAGSAEHPTPLGAWSQSDVFISMIAQHGVAVNNQGQSELTIQAESGDFLQWAMTTFGNNTDHTASIYNGSFNPSNGIEAFGSEIQQENNYLVPSDDSAPTTFTKVVNQFSVYQAKITKVKQSIQYTLSFALVNNQSGSVVGYFTWDPFINVA; this comes from the coding sequence ATGTCCCAAATCAATATTCTAGTAGCAGTAGACGCAGAGAAACTTGCTGATAAGGTAGCTGATGGCACACTATCAGCTGGAAGCGCTGAACACCCAACCCCGTTAGGAGCCTGGAGCCAGTCTGATGTTTTCATTTCTATGATTGCGCAACATGGCGTTGCGGTAAACAATCAAGGCCAGTCAGAGCTGACCATTCAGGCCGAGTCAGGTGACTTTTTACAATGGGCAATGACAACATTTGGTAACAACACTGATCACACGGCAAGCATCTACAATGGTAGCTTCAATCCTTCGAATGGTATTGAAGCTTTTGGTAGTGAAATTCAGCAAGAAAACAACTACCTGGTGCCAAGCGATGATTCAGCACCAACAACATTCACTAAGGTTGTGAACCAATTTTCTGTTTACCAGGCCAAAATAACTAAGGTAAAGCAGTCAATTCAGTATACTTTGTCATTTGCGCTGGTTAATAATCAGTCTGGCAGTGTGGTTGGTTATTTCACCTGGGACCCGTTCATTAATGTAGCTTAA